Proteins co-encoded in one Medicago truncatula cultivar Jemalong A17 chromosome 8, MtrunA17r5.0-ANR, whole genome shotgun sequence genomic window:
- the LOC25500251 gene encoding uncharacterized protein At2g37660, chloroplastic: MASSTFLQFHSLTSSSSSNPQLFSFIKLPNNYPITLSSKRSSTYKRVYAKAVSTDSQKPLVDNNQNTPSSSSSKLVLVLGGSGGVGQLVVASLLQRNIKSRLILRDLEKAKALFGEQDEEKLQVFKGDTRKHDDLDPSMFEGVTHVICCTGTTAFPSRRWDDENTPERVDWVGVKNLVSVLPSSVKRVILVSSIGVTKCNELPWSIMNLFGVLKYKKMGEEFLQNSGFPYTIIRPGRLTDGPYTSYDLNTLLKATAGQRRAVLIGQGDKLVGEASRIVVAEACVQALDLEATENQIYEVNSVEGEGPGNDAQKWQELFEAGRSS; the protein is encoded by the exons ATGGCTTCTTCTACTTTCCTTCAATTTCACTCTcttacttcttcttcttcttctaatcCTCAACTTTTCAGTTTCATCAAACTACCTAATAACTACCCAATCACCCTTTCTTCTAAACGGAGTTCCACTTATAAACGCGTTTACGCAAAAGCTGTTTCTACTGACTCACAGAAACCTCTCGTTGACAATAACCAAAACACtccctcatcatcatcctccAAACTGGTACTTGTTCTTGGTGGTTCAGGCGGTGTTG GGCAGCTAGTTGTAGCATCACTGCTTCAGCGGAATATTAAGTCGCGCTTGATACTTAGGGATCTTGAGAAAGCCAAGGCACTGTTTGGTgaacaagatgaagaaaaacTGCAG GTATTCAAAGGAGACACAAGGAAGCATGATGATTTGGATCCATCTATGTTTGAG GGAGTCACTCATGTGATTTGCTGCACAGGAACAACAGCTTTTCCTTCAAGGCGGTGGGATGATGAAAATACACCAGAAAGAGTTG attGGGTGGGAGTGAAGAATCTAGTATCTGTGTTGCCTTCCTCAGTGAAAAGAGTTATTCTTGTATCATCAATAGGTGTGACTAAGTGTAACGAATTGCCATGGAG CATTATGAACCTATTTGGTGTCTTGAAGTATAAGAAGATGGGGGAGGAATTTCTTCAGAATTCTGGCTTTCCATATACTATAATTAG ACCTGGAAGATTGACAGATGGACCATACACATCTTATGATCTCAATACATTACTCAAAGCAACAGCTGGGCAACGACGAGCAGTCCTTATAGGTCAAG GAGATAAACTAGTGGGCGAAGCCAGTAGAATTGTGGTTGCTGAAGCTTGCGTACAGGCACTAGACCTAGAAGCCACTGAAAACCAAATATACGAAGTTAACTCTGTTGAG GGTGAAGGTCCTGGAAATGATGCTCAGAAGTGGCAAGAATTATTCGAGGCCGGGCGCTCTAGCTGA